A single region of the Longimicrobium sp. genome encodes:
- a CDS encoding LLM class flavin-dependent oxidoreductase, with the protein MSLKLGVVDQSPVRTGGTGADAVRETVELARACERLGYARYWLAEHHSTNSFAGSAPEVLIPAVAAATRTIRVGAGGVLLTHYSPFKVAEQFRMLETLFPGRIDLGVGRAPGGDARTVQALQYGRAALPIEYFPQQVEDLAGWLGNTYPKSHPWGRVRAMPRGDTVPELWLLGSGGGSALVAAELGTGYSFAQFISGEDGAALAEAYRERFRPGGRLAKPRISVALGVICAETSEEARRLASGVELWRRRIVRGYDRGIPSPDEALAELGPDWRPPPVGTDGARMIAGDPGEVRAELLRVAARYGADEVLVVTVTHDFAARLRSYELLAEAMGLEVGAADGSAPGR; encoded by the coding sequence TTGTCGTTGAAGCTCGGTGTGGTGGACCAGTCGCCGGTGCGCACGGGCGGCACGGGCGCGGACGCGGTGCGCGAGACGGTGGAGCTGGCGCGCGCGTGCGAGCGGCTGGGGTACGCGCGCTACTGGCTGGCCGAGCACCACAGCACCAACTCCTTCGCCGGCTCGGCCCCCGAGGTGCTGATCCCGGCGGTCGCCGCCGCCACGCGCACCATCCGCGTCGGCGCGGGCGGGGTGCTGCTCACGCACTACTCGCCGTTCAAGGTGGCTGAGCAGTTCCGCATGCTGGAGACGCTCTTCCCCGGGCGCATCGACCTGGGCGTCGGCCGCGCGCCGGGGGGCGACGCGCGCACCGTGCAGGCGCTCCAGTACGGGCGCGCCGCGCTGCCGATCGAGTACTTCCCGCAGCAGGTGGAAGACCTGGCCGGCTGGCTCGGCAACACGTATCCCAAAAGCCACCCCTGGGGCCGCGTGCGCGCCATGCCGCGCGGCGACACCGTCCCCGAGCTGTGGCTGCTGGGCTCGGGCGGCGGCAGCGCGCTGGTGGCGGCCGAGCTGGGCACCGGCTACTCGTTCGCGCAGTTCATCTCCGGCGAGGACGGCGCGGCGCTGGCCGAGGCCTACCGCGAGCGCTTCCGCCCGGGCGGGCGCCTCGCGAAGCCGCGCATCAGCGTGGCGCTGGGGGTGATCTGCGCCGAAACGAGCGAAGAAGCGCGGCGGCTGGCGTCAGGCGTCGAGCTGTGGCGGCGCCGCATCGTGCGCGGCTACGACCGCGGCATCCCCTCGCCCGACGAGGCGCTGGCCGAGCTGGGCCCCGACTGGCGTCCGCCGCCCGTGGGCACCGACGGCGCGCGGATGATCGCTGGCGACCCGGGCGAGGTGCGCGCCGAGCTGCTGCGCGTCGCGGCCCGCTACGGCGCCGACGAGGTGCTGGTGGTGACCGTGACGCACGACTTCGCCGCCCGCCTGCGCTCCTACGAGCTGCTGGCGGAGGCGATGGGACTGGAGGTGGGCGCGGCGGACGGGAGTGCGCCGGGGCGGTGA
- a CDS encoding DUF4349 domain-containing protein: MNLKRFAPALLPLLALACSGGDSARMTEEDAGSAAPSVALETAPVQAPAAASRESPAARSAEGYAQGTDQGTAATADTASGAAQPNAQQAAPSMIIRTGTAVVEVDSLEPAIEQVRRLAQQLGGYVGNTTITAGDRESRRADLELKIPSARFDQALAGIRPVGEVESVQVTAQDVGEEFVDVSARMANARRLEERLVSLLATRTGRLEDVLTVERELARVREEIERYEGRLRYLRTRVAVSTLTVTLHEPQAVVGDYPGQNPILEAFGKAWRIFVGFIAALIASLGFLVPLALIIAAIVWAVRKLKLFDRGRRPPPPYTGPYQGPPPPPPPAPGPPPPPPSADAR; this comes from the coding sequence ATGAACCTCAAGCGATTCGCGCCCGCGCTCCTGCCGCTCCTCGCCCTCGCCTGCAGCGGCGGCGATTCGGCCCGCATGACGGAGGAGGATGCGGGCTCCGCCGCTCCGTCCGTCGCCCTGGAGACGGCCCCGGTGCAGGCTCCCGCAGCGGCCTCGAGGGAGTCCCCCGCGGCGAGGTCGGCCGAGGGGTATGCCCAGGGTACGGACCAGGGAACAGCCGCCACCGCCGACACCGCCTCGGGCGCGGCGCAGCCGAACGCGCAGCAGGCCGCGCCGTCGATGATCATCCGCACCGGCACGGCGGTGGTGGAGGTCGACTCGCTGGAGCCGGCCATCGAGCAGGTGCGGCGGCTGGCGCAGCAGCTGGGCGGCTACGTGGGCAACACCACCATCACCGCGGGCGACCGGGAGTCGCGCAGGGCCGACCTGGAGCTGAAGATCCCTTCGGCGCGCTTCGACCAGGCGCTCGCCGGGATCCGCCCCGTGGGCGAGGTGGAGAGCGTGCAGGTCACCGCGCAGGACGTGGGCGAGGAGTTCGTGGACGTGAGCGCGCGGATGGCGAACGCGCGCCGCCTGGAGGAGCGCCTGGTGAGCCTGCTGGCCACGCGCACGGGGCGCCTGGAAGACGTGCTCACGGTGGAGCGCGAGCTGGCGCGCGTGCGCGAGGAGATCGAGCGCTACGAGGGCCGCCTGCGCTACCTGCGCACCCGCGTGGCGGTCAGCACGCTCACGGTCACGCTCCACGAGCCGCAAGCGGTGGTGGGCGACTACCCGGGGCAGAACCCGATCCTGGAGGCGTTCGGAAAGGCGTGGCGGATCTTCGTCGGGTTCATCGCCGCGCTGATCGCCTCGCTGGGGTTCCTGGTGCCGCTGGCCCTGATCATCGCCGCCATCGTGTGGGCGGTCCGCAAGCTGAAGCTCTTCGACCGCGGCCGGCGCCCGCCGCCCCCGTACACCGGCCCGTACCAGGGGCCGCCGCCCCCTCCTCCGCCGGCGCCGGGACCGCCTCCGCCGCCTCCATCCGCGGACGCGCGGTGA
- a CDS encoding pyridoxal-dependent decarboxylase: MRALGYRVVDRIVAHVAGVRDQAVSGGAPRAEMERRLREPPPEEGRGWEAALERTMADVFGPMSHVDHPRFFAYVPSPGSFVGAMADALVSGLNPFAGAWATAAGAAEVELVAADWLRGLCGLPEGAGGAFVSGGSMANLTALAVARWRRFGAEDFSRAVVYCSDQAHSSIHRAARVLGFRPEQVRVLPADGAYRLPVEELERAAEADRAAGLVPFLAVGSAGTTNTGAVDPLPALAEACRRLGTWMHVDGAYGAPAVLTERGRELLRGIERADSVSLDPHKWLFQPFECACILVRDGGALRDAFRMVPEYLKDSDRAEEEVNFRDWGVQLTRSFRALKLWLSVQVHGLAAFRAAVARGMRLAEVAEEELRASPAWEVVTPAQLAIVTFRHVGAGTKEGAALDELQRRIATAMVRDGWAMLSTTELGGRAALRLCTINPRTTDDDVRETVRRLERIGRELAGRA; this comes from the coding sequence ATGCGTGCGCTCGGATACCGCGTGGTGGACCGGATCGTCGCGCACGTGGCCGGGGTGCGCGACCAGGCGGTGTCGGGCGGCGCGCCGCGCGCGGAGATGGAGCGGCGCCTGCGCGAGCCGCCGCCGGAGGAGGGGCGCGGCTGGGAGGCGGCGCTGGAGCGCACCATGGCCGACGTCTTCGGGCCGATGTCGCACGTGGACCACCCGCGCTTCTTCGCCTACGTCCCCTCGCCGGGGAGCTTCGTGGGGGCGATGGCGGACGCGCTGGTGAGCGGGCTGAACCCCTTCGCCGGGGCGTGGGCGACCGCGGCGGGCGCGGCGGAGGTGGAGCTGGTGGCGGCGGACTGGCTGCGCGGCCTCTGCGGGCTGCCGGAGGGCGCGGGCGGGGCGTTCGTGAGCGGGGGGTCGATGGCGAACCTCACCGCGCTCGCCGTGGCCCGCTGGCGGCGCTTCGGCGCGGAGGACTTCTCGCGCGCGGTGGTCTACTGCTCGGACCAGGCGCACTCCTCCATCCACCGGGCGGCGCGCGTGCTCGGCTTCCGCCCGGAGCAGGTGCGCGTGCTGCCGGCGGACGGCGCCTACCGTCTCCCGGTCGAAGAGCTGGAGCGTGCGGCGGAGGCGGACCGCGCGGCGGGCCTCGTCCCCTTCCTCGCCGTCGGCAGCGCGGGGACGACGAACACGGGCGCGGTCGACCCGCTCCCGGCGCTGGCGGAGGCCTGCCGGCGGCTGGGGACGTGGATGCACGTCGACGGGGCGTACGGCGCTCCGGCCGTTCTCACCGAGCGGGGGCGCGAGCTGCTGCGGGGGATCGAGCGGGCCGACTCGGTCTCGCTCGACCCGCACAAGTGGCTCTTCCAGCCGTTCGAGTGCGCCTGCATCCTGGTGCGCGACGGCGGGGCGCTGCGCGACGCGTTCCGCATGGTCCCCGAGTACCTCAAGGACAGCGACCGCGCGGAAGAGGAGGTCAACTTCCGCGACTGGGGCGTGCAGCTCACCCGGAGCTTCCGCGCGCTCAAGCTGTGGCTGTCGGTCCAGGTGCACGGCCTCGCCGCCTTCCGCGCGGCGGTCGCCCGGGGGATGCGCCTCGCCGAGGTCGCCGAGGAGGAGCTGCGCGCCTCGCCGGCGTGGGAGGTGGTGACCCCGGCGCAGCTCGCCATCGTCACCTTCCGCCACGTGGGCGCGGGGACGAAGGAGGGCGCGGCGCTCGACGAGCTGCAGCGCCGCATCGCTACCGCGATGGTGCGGGACGGGTGGGCGATGCTGAGCACCACGGAGCTGGGCGGCCGCGCGGCGCTGCGCCTGTGCACCATCAACCCGCGCACCACGGACGACGACGTGCGCGAGACGGTGCGCCGCCTGGAGCGCATCGGCCGGGAGCTGGCGGGGCGAGCGTGA